The Paraburkholderia megapolitana genomic sequence TGTTCGCGAACGGCGGCTATCGCGTGAACCCGTATCTGATCGCCGAAGTGACCGATTTGCACGGCATCGTGGTCGCGCATGCGCAACCGCTCATCGCGGGAGAAAGCGCGCCGCACGCAATCGAACCGCGCAACGCGTATGTGATGAACAGCCTCTTGCAAAGCGTCGCGCAACGCGGCACCGGCGCGAAGTCGAACGTTCTGAAGCGTACGGATCTCGGCGGCAAGACAGGCACGACCAACGATTCGCGCGACGCGTGGTTTGCCGGCTATCAGCACACGCTGACCGCGATCGCGTGGATCGGCTATGACAATCCGCGCAGCCTCGGCGATCGCGAAACCGGCGGCGGGCTCGCACTGCCGGTGTGGATCGAGTACATGGCCAATGCGTTGAAAGGCGTACCGGAATACCGGATGCCGGTGCCCGACGGCGTCGTCACGCTCGGCGACGAGCTGTATTTCGAGGACTTCACGCCGGGCCACGGTTTCGTCGCGACGGTCGGCGTGAGCCAGGCGTCGCTGGATGCCGGAGCGAGCGGCGCAATGCCCGGCGCTGCGCCGGAACAGGTCGGCGAGCAGGAAAAGCAGGACATCATGAATCTGTTCCGCGGGCACTAGGCTGCTGCCGTGCAACCGCTGCGCTGCGCGGCGTGCAGCCGGCGTTACGGTTCGAAATGAACCGCCTCGCCGGACTGCTGCGTCGCGTAATCCGACAGCGCGGCGAAAAACTCGGTGCCGCTGCGCGTATCGCGCCACGCGCCATCGGTGAAGCGGAAGTGAAAACCGCCGGCCTTCGCGGCGATCCAGATCTCGCGCATCGGCGGCTGAAGATTCACGATAATCTTCGTGCCGTTCTCGAATTCGAGCGTCAGGACATTACCGCTGCGCTCGAACTCGATATCGGCATTCGAGTCGTCGAGCGTGCGCTCCACAGCGGCCAGTGCGGCCTCGGCGCGGGTCAGGTATTCGTTGTCGGACATGCTAAACTCCAGCGATTGATTATTCAGGGACAGTCTCATGCGAGTCGTCTTTCGGATGAGCGCGATTGTAGCGGCTTTGGCCATTCTCGCAGGTGGCGCACTGAGCGGCTGCGGGCAACGCGGCGCGCTCTATTTGCCTACCGTGCCGCCTCTGCCGCCCAAACCCGTCGAGCAGACCCAGCAACCCAACGCGGATGCTGCATCTGCCGCGCAAACGGGTAGCGTGCCCGACACGTCGGGTACGCCACTGTCGCTGTCGCCCGATACCGAGCTGAGCAACCCGCCCGCGTCGGATGCCGTGCCGGCCTCGGCAGCGTCCGCGGTCACACCGTCTACAGCCTTGCCGGCATCCTCCGGCACGCAAACCACAGAGTAAGACTTTCGCATGACTCGTTCCGCATTCGCGTATGTCGACGGCGTGTTGCACGTCGAAGGCGTGTCCGCCATTTCGCTCGCCGAGCAGTTCGGCACGCCGCTGTACGTCTATTCGCGTGCTGCACTGACCGCAGCCTGGCAAGCGTATGCAGGCGCCTGCGTGGGCCGCCGCGCAACCGTTCACGTAGCCGTCAAAGCCAACAGCAACCTCGCGGTGCTCAACGTGTTTGCGCGTCTCGGCGCGGGCTTCGATATCGTGTCGATCGGTGAACTCGCGCGCGTGCTGGCCGCCGGCGGCAAGGCAGAACACACCGTGTTCTCAGGTGTCGGCAAGAGCGAAAGCGAAATGCGCGAGGCCCTCGCGGCCGGCGTGAAATGCTTCAACGTCGAATCGATTCCCGAACTCGACCGGCTCAATGCGGTTGCCGGTGCGTTGGGCAAAGTTGCGCCTGTGTCGCTGCGCGTGAATCCCGATGTGGACGCGAAGACGCATCCGTATATTTCCACGGGGTTGAAGTCGAACAAGTTCGGCGTCGCCTTCGACGAAGCGCGCGCCACGTATCGCGCGGCGGCAGCGATGACGCATCTCGACGTGGTCGGGATCGACTGTCATATCGGCTCACAGATCACCGAGATCGCGCCGTATCTCGATGCGGTCGACAAGCTGCTCGAGCTGATCGAACAGATCGAAGCGGACGGCGTGAAGATCCGGCACATCGATGTCGGTGGTGGACTCGGTATCACCT encodes the following:
- the lptM gene encoding LPS translocon maturation chaperone LptM, coding for MRVVFRMSAIVAALAILAGGALSGCGQRGALYLPTVPPLPPKPVEQTQQPNADAASAAQTGSVPDTSGTPLSLSPDTELSNPPASDAVPASAASAVTPSTALPASSGTQTTE
- the cyaY gene encoding iron donor protein CyaY, which codes for MSDNEYLTRAEAALAAVERTLDDSNADIEFERSGNVLTLEFENGTKIIVNLQPPMREIWIAAKAGGFHFRFTDGAWRDTRSGTEFFAALSDYATQQSGEAVHFEP
- the lysA gene encoding diaminopimelate decarboxylase; amino-acid sequence: MTRSAFAYVDGVLHVEGVSAISLAEQFGTPLYVYSRAALTAAWQAYAGACVGRRATVHVAVKANSNLAVLNVFARLGAGFDIVSIGELARVLAAGGKAEHTVFSGVGKSESEMREALAAGVKCFNVESIPELDRLNAVAGALGKVAPVSLRVNPDVDAKTHPYISTGLKSNKFGVAFDEARATYRAAAAMTHLDVVGIDCHIGSQITEIAPYLDAVDKLLELIEQIEADGVKIRHIDVGGGLGITYADETPPDIGEFVRTVLDRIDARGHGHREVYFEPGRSLVGNAGILLTRVEYLKPGEEKNFAIVDAAMNDLARPAMYGAYHLIEPVVQRATGAQLYDVVGPVCESGDWLGRERQLALLPDDLLAIRSAGAYSFVMSSNYNTRPRAAEVMVDGDAVHLVREREQIAQLFAGEAILPE